A genomic stretch from Caulobacter sp. FWC2 includes:
- a CDS encoding ketoacyl-ACP synthase III — translation MGTSGKIVAIASHLPEQVLSNDDLAALYPSWPADKILDKTGVQTRRIAAPGETAVDLAEAAAKALFAQGRVSPSDIDYLLFCTQAPDHILPTSACILQQRLGLRTDIGALDFNLGCSGFVYGLSMAQALIASGQARRVLLLTADTYSKLIHPMDRGVRSLFGDGAAATLIEAVETDAPALGPFVFGTDGSGAENLIVPAGGFRQPRTAETAVVTEDASGNLRSADHLYMNGAAIMTFTLGAVPAAIDKLLARAGAALDDYDAVVLHQASAFILDRLRRKLAVPEDRFVVALRDWGNTVSSTIPMALEPLVRDGRARRVLLVGFGVGYSWAAAQALL, via the coding sequence GTGGGCACCAGCGGAAAAATCGTCGCGATCGCCAGCCACCTGCCCGAGCAGGTGCTGAGCAACGACGACCTGGCCGCCCTTTATCCCAGCTGGCCGGCCGACAAGATCCTCGACAAGACCGGCGTCCAGACCCGCCGCATCGCCGCCCCCGGCGAGACCGCGGTCGACCTGGCGGAGGCCGCCGCCAAGGCGCTGTTCGCCCAGGGCCGGGTATCGCCGAGCGACATCGACTACCTGCTGTTCTGCACCCAGGCGCCGGATCACATCCTGCCGACCTCGGCCTGCATCCTGCAGCAGCGGCTGGGCCTGCGCACCGACATCGGCGCGCTGGACTTCAACCTGGGCTGCTCGGGCTTCGTCTACGGCCTGTCCATGGCCCAGGCCCTGATCGCCAGCGGCCAGGCGCGGCGCGTGCTGCTGCTGACCGCCGACACCTATTCCAAGCTGATCCACCCGATGGATCGCGGCGTGCGCAGCCTGTTCGGCGACGGCGCGGCCGCCACCCTGATCGAGGCCGTCGAGACCGATGCGCCGGCCCTGGGCCCCTTCGTGTTCGGCACGGACGGATCGGGGGCCGAGAACCTGATCGTCCCGGCCGGAGGCTTCCGCCAGCCGCGCACGGCGGAGACGGCCGTGGTCACCGAGGACGCCTCGGGCAACCTGCGCTCGGCCGACCATCTCTACATGAACGGCGCGGCGATCATGACCTTCACCCTGGGCGCGGTCCCGGCGGCGATCGACAAGCTGCTGGCCCGCGCCGGCGCTGCGCTGGACGACTACGACGCGGTGGTGCTGCACCAGGCCAGCGCCTTCATCCTGGACCGCCTGCGCCGCAAGCTGGCCGTGCCCGAGGACCGCTTCGTGGTGGCCCTGCGCGACTGGGGCAACACCGTCTCGTCCACCATTCCCATGGCGCTGGAGCCGCTGGTCAGGGACGGGCGTGCGCGCCGCGTCCTGCTGGTCGGCTTCGGCGTCGGCTATTCCTGGGCCGCCGCCCAGGCCCTTCTCTAG
- a CDS encoding Rieske 2Fe-2S domain-containing protein → MSPLDQTLLTTWWHLVAHRSELAESGAFLRLDWALGDLVLHNDEGQIIAFDNVCPHRGARFFVEDHGVGRAVCPYHGWSYRGGQVRVPLAKTFPPGALDKVGLRRFQTAWCGDFLFVGIEPAQDLPTQLAGAFAPLAEVSTRIAGRRDFNAFEFQSDWRVAVENALESDHVNPVHPRTLAPLGLQDDAIVFDGPNTTYAAHITDSRTLRGLKTMGRFFEAEGAYRGYWTIYVFPFAMVSSTFGYSYSLQTFLPSATPHRAHFCSRQLAGKVKPGYEAAVAAFLDSSARVNRQIFDEDHAICARVSPHYDLTSADRVFSPGEARVARLHAILTAMTNQEDLP, encoded by the coding sequence TTGAGTCCCCTCGACCAGACCCTGCTGACCACCTGGTGGCACCTGGTCGCCCACCGGAGCGAGCTGGCCGAGTCGGGCGCCTTCCTGCGGCTGGACTGGGCCCTGGGCGACCTCGTTCTGCACAATGACGAAGGCCAGATCATCGCCTTCGACAATGTCTGCCCGCATCGCGGCGCGCGGTTCTTCGTCGAGGACCATGGCGTCGGCCGGGCCGTCTGCCCCTATCACGGCTGGAGCTATCGCGGCGGCCAGGTCCGCGTGCCCCTGGCCAAGACCTTCCCGCCCGGCGCCCTGGACAAGGTCGGCCTGCGCCGCTTCCAGACCGCCTGGTGCGGCGACTTCCTCTTTGTCGGGATCGAGCCCGCGCAGGACCTGCCAACCCAGCTGGCCGGCGCCTTCGCCCCGCTGGCCGAGGTCTCGACCCGGATCGCCGGCCGCCGCGACTTCAACGCCTTCGAATTCCAGTCCGACTGGCGCGTGGCGGTCGAGAACGCCCTGGAGAGCGACCACGTCAATCCGGTCCATCCGCGCACCCTGGCGCCGCTGGGCCTGCAGGATGACGCGATCGTCTTCGACGGCCCCAACACCACCTATGCCGCCCACATCACCGACAGCCGCACCCTGCGCGGGCTGAAGACGATGGGCCGGTTCTTCGAGGCCGAGGGCGCCTATCGGGGCTACTGGACGATCTACGTCTTCCCATTCGCCATGGTCTCCTCGACCTTCGGCTATTCCTATTCGCTGCAGACCTTCCTGCCATCGGCCACGCCGCACCGCGCCCACTTCTGCAGCCGGCAGCTGGCCGGCAAGGTGAAGCCCGGCTACGAGGCCGCCGTCGCGGCGTTCCTCGACTCCAGCGCCCGGGTCAACCGCCAGATCTTCGACGAGGATCATGCGATCTGCGCCCGCGTCAGCCCGCACTACGACCTGACCTCCGCCGACCGGGTGTTCTCGCCCGGTGAAGCCCGCGTCGCCCGCCTGCACGCGATCCTGACGGCGATGACCAACCAAGAGGACCTGCCCTGA
- a CDS encoding phosphopantetheine-binding protein: MQTLYAGLAEIFEIDTAEVTADTVLANHNWDSLAIVSTIALVDEICGELLDGAALAECVTVSDIAALIPQAKAA; the protein is encoded by the coding sequence ATGCAGACCCTGTACGCCGGCCTGGCCGAGATCTTCGAGATCGACACCGCCGAAGTGACCGCCGACACCGTCCTGGCCAACCACAACTGGGACTCGCTGGCCATCGTCTCGACCATCGCCCTGGTCGACGAGATCTGCGGCGAGCTGCTGGACGGCGCGGCCCTGGCCGAGTGCGTCACGGTCAGCGACATCGCCGCCCTGATCCCGCAGGCCAAGGCGGCCTGA
- a CDS encoding SDR family NAD(P)-dependent oxidoreductase, with translation MTFSPDALKDRTILVTGASSGLGRATAALIAQCGGRVIATGRDEARLTATIESLAGEGHTAFAAELNDADAVADRISAIATEAGGLDGVFHSAGSELILPARLTKAKQIDGVFGAAVHGALGLGRAAGKANVMKAGASIVLMSSASAQRGRAGMMAYSAAKAAIEGLTRSLACELAPKDIRVNAIAAGGVETEMHARLARGLSDAGMSAYEAQHPLGFGQPDDVASAAVFLLSPAARWVTGAVWAVDGGYLAS, from the coding sequence ATGACCTTTTCGCCAGACGCCCTAAAGGACCGGACCATCCTGGTCACCGGCGCCTCCTCAGGGCTGGGCCGCGCCACCGCAGCCCTGATCGCCCAATGCGGCGGCCGGGTGATCGCCACCGGCCGCGACGAGGCCCGCCTGACCGCCACGATCGAGAGCCTGGCCGGCGAGGGCCACACCGCCTTCGCCGCCGAGCTGAACGACGCCGACGCAGTCGCTGATCGGATCAGCGCCATCGCCACCGAGGCCGGCGGCCTGGACGGCGTCTTCCATTCGGCGGGCAGCGAGCTGATCCTGCCGGCCCGCCTGACCAAGGCCAAGCAGATCGACGGCGTGTTCGGGGCGGCGGTGCATGGCGCCCTGGGCCTGGGCCGCGCGGCCGGCAAGGCCAATGTGATGAAGGCCGGCGCGTCGATCGTGCTGATGTCCTCGGCCTCGGCCCAGCGCGGTCGCGCCGGCATGATGGCCTATTCCGCCGCCAAGGCCGCGATCGAGGGCCTGACCCGGTCGCTGGCCTGCGAGCTGGCCCCCAAGGACATCCGCGTCAACGCCATCGCCGCCGGCGGGGTCGAGACCGAGATGCACGCCCGCCTGGCGCGCGGCCTCTCCGACGCCGGCATGAGCGCCTATGAGGCCCAGCACCCGCTGGGCTTTGGCCAACCGGACGATGTGGCTTCGGCCGCCGTGTTCCTGCTGTCGCCCGCCGCCCGCTGGGTGACCGGCGCGGTGTGGGCCGTCGACGGCGGCTACCTGGCCAGCTGA
- a CDS encoding DegT/DnrJ/EryC1/StrS aminotransferase family protein, whose amino-acid sequence MPSAEAILPYLQRIDAKRWYSNFGPMLIELEARLAARFARPTLACTAANGTQALTLALLALNAKPGGLCVMPAWTFVATAHAAIQAGLVPWFVDVDPVTGVLDADHVRARLAHAPGPVSAVIPVAAFGQPLDPAPWARLHEDTGLPVVIDAAASFDSVSAAPVPTMVSLHATKSLGVGEGGFIASEDPAFIDRFRALTSFGFMGDREARFAANNAKLSEYTCAIGLTALDQWPSTRTAYIITAQRLRVSLLHTPAVRFQPGWGLDWTSSTCVVALPEGATGAVEASLKAQGVDSRRWWGLGCHRAPAFAHCPADFLPVTERLAASTLGLPYFADMDVDQVNRVALALAQALG is encoded by the coding sequence ATGCCGTCGGCCGAGGCGATCCTGCCCTATCTGCAGCGGATAGACGCCAAGCGCTGGTACTCCAATTTCGGCCCCATGCTGATCGAGCTGGAGGCCCGCCTGGCGGCGAGGTTCGCGCGGCCCACCCTGGCCTGCACCGCCGCCAACGGCACCCAGGCCCTGACCCTGGCCCTGCTGGCGCTGAACGCCAAGCCGGGCGGCCTGTGCGTCATGCCGGCCTGGACCTTCGTCGCCACCGCCCACGCCGCGATCCAGGCGGGGCTGGTCCCGTGGTTCGTCGACGTCGATCCCGTCACAGGCGTGCTGGACGCCGACCATGTCCGCGCGCGCCTGGCCCACGCGCCCGGCCCCGTCTCGGCGGTGATCCCGGTGGCCGCCTTCGGCCAGCCGCTGGATCCCGCGCCGTGGGCCAGGTTGCATGAGGACACCGGCCTGCCGGTGGTCATCGACGCGGCCGCCTCGTTCGACAGCGTCAGCGCCGCCCCGGTCCCGACCATGGTCAGCCTGCACGCCACCAAGTCGCTGGGCGTCGGCGAAGGCGGCTTCATCGCCTCGGAGGATCCGGCCTTCATCGACCGCTTCCGGGCCCTGACCAGCTTCGGCTTCATGGGCGACCGCGAGGCCCGGTTCGCGGCCAACAACGCCAAGCTCAGCGAATATACCTGCGCCATCGGCCTGACCGCCCTGGACCAGTGGCCGTCGACCCGCACGGCCTACATCATCACCGCCCAGCGCCTACGCGTGTCGCTGCTGCATACGCCCGCCGTCCGCTTCCAGCCCGGCTGGGGCCTGGACTGGACCTCCAGCACCTGCGTCGTCGCCCTGCCCGAGGGGGCGACCGGCGCCGTCGAGGCCAGCCTGAAGGCCCAAGGCGTCGACAGCCGCCGCTGGTGGGGCCTGGGCTGCCACCGCGCCCCGGCCTTCGCCCACTGTCCGGCCGATTTCCTGCCGGTCACCGAGCGCCTCGCCGCCTCGACCCTGGGCCTGCCCTATTTCGCCGACATGGACGTCGACCAGGTCAACCGCGTCGCCCTGGCGCTGGCCCAAGCCCTCGGCTGA
- a CDS encoding 3-oxoacyl-ACP synthase III family protein — protein sequence MTTTAPASPASDSEKGGRRRGGYALSGVALRGVVCAVPGPPIPNSVIAQTLGDQAVADVVKMVGVETRHWAAPTQTSADLCAAAAERLLERLGWAPDSIDALIFVTQTPDHPLPASACLLHGRLKLANDCQAFDVNLGCSGYVYGLWLASSLIQSGCQRVLLLAGETSSRLVDPSDRGTAVLFGDAGSASALEHDPAASAMNFRMGTDGAGAGALMVPQGGFRPVDPDRAFTLDPTRLHMDGGEVFTFTLREVPKLVAATLADAGITGDKVDAYLLHQANRFMLRHIGKKIGATDTDRLPINIDRYGNTSSATIPLLLADDMARRLTTGSAQLMLVGFGVGLSWGAVLAEFGPLACAEVIAA from the coding sequence ATGACGACCACGGCGCCTGCCTCGCCTGCCAGCGACTCTGAAAAGGGGGGCCGCCGTCGGGGCGGCTACGCCCTGTCCGGCGTCGCCCTGCGCGGCGTGGTCTGCGCCGTGCCCGGTCCGCCGATCCCCAATTCGGTGATCGCCCAGACCCTGGGCGACCAGGCCGTCGCCGACGTCGTCAAGATGGTCGGGGTCGAGACCCGTCACTGGGCCGCGCCGACCCAAACCAGCGCCGACCTCTGCGCCGCCGCCGCCGAGCGGCTGCTGGAACGGCTGGGCTGGGCGCCCGACAGCATCGACGCGCTGATCTTCGTCACCCAAACACCCGATCATCCGCTGCCCGCCAGCGCCTGCCTGCTGCACGGCCGCCTGAAGCTGGCCAACGACTGCCAGGCCTTCGACGTCAATCTGGGCTGCTCGGGCTATGTCTACGGCCTGTGGCTGGCGTCCAGCCTGATCCAGAGCGGCTGCCAGCGCGTGCTGCTGCTGGCCGGCGAGACCAGCAGCCGCCTGGTCGATCCCAGCGATCGCGGCACGGCCGTGCTGTTCGGCGACGCCGGCTCGGCCTCGGCGCTGGAGCACGACCCCGCCGCGTCGGCCATGAACTTCCGCATGGGCACGGACGGCGCCGGCGCGGGCGCGCTGATGGTGCCGCAGGGCGGCTTCCGCCCCGTCGATCCCGACCGCGCCTTCACCCTGGACCCGACCCGCCTGCACATGGACGGGGGCGAGGTGTTCACCTTCACCCTGCGCGAAGTGCCCAAGCTGGTGGCCGCCACCCTGGCCGACGCGGGCATCACCGGTGACAAGGTCGACGCCTACCTGCTGCACCAGGCCAACCGCTTCATGCTGCGCCATATCGGCAAGAAGATCGGCGCCACGGACACCGACCGTCTGCCGATCAATATCGACCGCTATGGCAACACCAGTTCAGCGACCATACCCCTGCTGCTGGCCGACGACATGGCCCGGCGCCTGACCACGGGCTCGGCCCAGCTGATGCTGGTCGGCTTCGGCGTCGGCCTGTCGTGGGGCGCGGTGCTGGCCGAGTTCGGCCCCCTGGCCTGCGCCGAAGTGATCGCCGCATGA
- a CDS encoding acetyltransferase, with product MTDYVLVGGGAFAREIHDWFAPGLSGGDRFVGYLDDGDQPMAAFGRDLPQLGDTTAYALAPNQRLVMAVGDPAGKVALAGRLGGPQAFATLIHPRAWVSASAGLGHGAVVGPFTDVSADSKAGDLLTLNAYSSLGHDVAVGDFVTLSGYVDLTGGVTVGDRSFFGSGARVLPRLTIGAGCMVGAGAVVVRGCEDGVTLYAAPARRL from the coding sequence ATGACGGACTATGTGCTGGTCGGCGGCGGGGCCTTCGCCCGCGAGATTCACGACTGGTTCGCTCCGGGCCTCTCCGGCGGCGACCGCTTCGTCGGCTATCTGGACGACGGCGACCAGCCGATGGCCGCCTTCGGCCGCGACCTGCCACAGCTGGGCGACACCACGGCCTACGCCCTCGCACCCAACCAGCGCCTGGTGATGGCCGTCGGCGATCCGGCCGGCAAGGTCGCCCTGGCCGGACGGCTGGGCGGCCCGCAAGCCTTCGCCACCCTGATCCACCCCCGCGCCTGGGTCTCGGCCTCGGCCGGGCTGGGCCACGGCGCCGTGGTCGGTCCGTTCACGGACGTCTCGGCCGACAGCAAGGCCGGCGACCTGCTGACCCTCAACGCCTATTCCAGCCTGGGCCACGACGTCGCCGTCGGCGACTTCGTCACCCTCAGCGGCTATGTCGACCTGACCGGCGGGGTGACGGTCGGCGACCGCAGCTTCTTCGGCTCGGGCGCGCGGGTGCTCCCAAGGCTGACCATCGGCGCCGGCTGCATGGTCGGGGCCGGCGCGGTCGTGGTGCGCGGCTGCGAGGACGGGGTGACGCTTTACGCGGCGCCGGCGAGGCGGCTTTGA